Below is a window of Arabidopsis thaliana chromosome 2, partial sequence DNA.
TATTATTCTCATCAACTCTCTCTTCGAGCCACTGGAGGTATTGAGACTCAAGATTATCCTCATCTTCAACATGACCATCAAGGGAGAAAGGGAAAGGTTTAGTGACGGGAACAACGACATGGGAGGATCCAAAGAAGATGTTGTGTTGGTTCATGGATGACTTTGTCGTGTAAAACATCATCATGAATAACCTCTTCTTGTTGTGTTTCGAAATCTCTATCAGAACGGATCTGGCTCTTGAGAGAGACCGTAAAAGACGGTAAAGAGAGTGTGTGATGAGATTTATGAATAGGGTTTTGAGATTCGTGGAGtgggaagaagatgatgaccTTTTGAGCTGCATTACTCAACGACAACTCTAGAGTCTATCTCACACTCTTCTTT
It encodes the following:
- a CDS encoding cotton fiber protein (unknown protein; BEST Arabidopsis thaliana protein match is: unknown protein (TAIR:AT3G57950.1); Has 35333 Blast hits to 34131 proteins in 2444 species: Archae - 798; Bacteria - 22429; Metazoa - 974; Fungi - 991; Plants - 531; Viruses - 0; Other Eukaryotes - 9610 (source: NCBI BLink).); the protein is MQLKRSSSSSHSTNLKTLFINLITHSLYRLLRSLSRARSVLIEISKHNKKRLFMMMFYTTKSSMNQHNIFFGSSHVVVPVTKPFPFSLDGHVEDEDNLESQYLQWLEERVDENNNINDDQSVGERDVGDDDIDRLADKFIARCHEKFLLEKVESYRRFQDMLARSL